From the genome of Solanum dulcamara chromosome 12, daSolDulc1.2, whole genome shotgun sequence:
aactATTTTTATTACGATGTCTATGAAACTAGTATATTCTAGGATGATAAATATAATGgactatctatttttttttttttagtaagaATAACAAATATTTAACAGTTGAGAAAGGATAACCTAAATCGTATAGATAGACATGTTGAATCTTTGACATGTGATTAGAACACACTAGGAACACACATTAATATTAATACATGTTATGATGGGATGATTGAAATTTCTTTATCTTTAACTAAAGCTCTCATGTTCAAGTCTTTGAGCGAAAATGACAAAAATCCTATTGAAAATAAcgtttcaaaaataaattctgCAATACACGAATCTAAATTTAATCAGACCTTAATACAAATATCTACCgaataaaaaaaaacacttaCTAGTGGGACTATAGATATCCATAATCTACATAGTATAGTGTAATAATTGCACCCAACCTACTTGTCATGGTCTCATACACCCCCAACCAACTACTATCCACTTATAAATGCTATCTCCACTTAGCATTTAAATACATAAATTATTCTCTTTTTCCCTCTCAATAAAACCCCACACAATTCTTGCTTTATTTCCCTccctctcaaaaaaaaaataacaataatgaagAACTCCATAGCTCTCATCTTAATAACTTTCTTGTTCATCACAATCACTTTCACTTTTGCTACTACTAAAAATGATGACAACAATGAtgttggatttggatttgggcCTGGTGGTGGATTCAACATCCCTGGTTTTGGGCCTGTAAGTGGAGGTGGATATGGTGGTGGATTTGGAGGCCCAAATGGAGGATATGGTAAAGGTGGTATCATAAAGCCCACTATGGTTTGCAATGATAAAGGCCCATGTTTTGGTAAAAAATTGAAGTGTCCATCAAAGTGTTTCAAGTCATTTAGTAGAAGTGGAAAAGGGTATGGATATGGGGGTGGGAGTGGGGGGTGCAATTGGGATTGCAAGAAGAAATGTGTTGCTTATTGTTAagaagattattattattattattattaataataatatatgattATGGCTTAGCCAAGTAAGtactaattaatatatatagtattttattatatgttgaagtgttttttctttttggaagTTGATGATGGTCTTTTTGGTTTGAATTGAGTTTTGTGGAAACTCTATGTATGTTTATGAagttataatatatagtatatagtAGAATTTActatgagatattttctctatTTGGAAGTggtatgttattttattttttgttgagtTACCACAACTGTTATTTAGGGATGAAAAATATGTTGTTTTTGGTTCATTACTATCAGAAATAGAGTTTTTTTTCTGCCGCTAATCAATAGAAAATTTGTgtcacaaaatataattttcttgctTTATTTCTATCGAATCAGCTCATTTAAAAATTGCATGGTGCATGGAAAATAGATTCAATATTGAAATATTGAgaagttttctaattttttatgtataaaatatttttttttcttttttctcaatgattcaacaaaaatatttgtaaaaGTAATCACTGAACATTTTTCTCAATTTATGAGTTAGCTAGAGTTTGAGTTACACTATGTCTCCAATGTTGAATTGTATGATCTTTTAGATAGtatcattttaaaaattgacAGTCAAAACTTTTATAcgatgattttttaaaattttttattctatatatatatttatattaaaatttgattaaatttaaaCTCATAAATTACTAGgtccattttaaaaaaacaaaacttCAGAGGGGAAAAGTATTGACTTGGCGAGTTGACTGGTAATAATCTTGAATCAGAAATTTTGGTCTTCTAGTTATTTGTATTTTCTGAACAATTTACTTATAATTCAATCATTTTGTGTTACAAAATAATTAGTATAAGTTTGAAACTTTAATAGTAATATATTATAGTTTATTATATTACTTTTATAGAGGAAAAGCTTTGGCATAACAGGTATAGTTGCATCCATGCAATAAGAAGATTATAAATTCAAACACTATCTTGTAAAAATGTAGATCAAGACTACAATCAATAAATTGATCCTTATGATTTAGCCTTTTCTGAATCCCCAATCCTTTAGCGTAACTGATTTAATTGCATCCATGTGATCTGAAGATCACAAATTCAAAAATGCGAAAACAATATCTTATAAAACTACATATTAAAATCGTAAATAATATATTAACCCTTatgatttaatttttctttaatcATGCACATAGCAAAAATTTAATAAACTGACTTGCTCAAATATCTTTGAGAAATCTTAAAAGTGTTGCAAATCACAATTATGGTGCTGGTTGGCCTTACATAACATTAAATAAAagattgaaattttttgttaaaaGTTGAAATTGTGTGCAAGAAATGGAGGAAAAAAATCTATTATAAAAAAACGCGGTTTCTCAATCTCCACTTATATTATGGgtcaaaatagaaaaatataaccTAAAGTTGTCACTTTATAGACCAGACAACTCACAAGATTTGTCACTTTCAATTTCCTTTTGAACAATTGGCATATTATAATTTTAGATTAATGATAGGC
Proteins encoded in this window:
- the LOC129876735 gene encoding glycine-rich RNA-binding protein 10-like; translated protein: MKNSIALILITFLFITITFTFATTKNDDNNDVGFGFGPGGGFNIPGFGPVSGGGYGGGFGGPNGGYGKGGIIKPTMVCNDKGPCFGKKLKCPSKCFKSFSRSGKGYGYGGGSGGCNWDCKKKCVAYC